From Plasmodium chabaudi chabaudi strain AS genome assembly, chromosome: 12, the proteins below share one genomic window:
- a CDS encoding eukaryotic translation initiation factor 3 subunit E, putative (term=annotation;date=20150804;qualifier=removed_product=eukaryotic translation initiation factor 3, subunit 6, putative;qualifier=added_product=eukaryotic translation initiation factor 3 subunit e, putative;qualifier=added_gene_name=eif3e;curatorName=ucb@sanger.ac.uk;~;query 281-299; ~;query 258-280; ~;query 300-322; ~;query 1-257; ~;query 323-527; ~;query 509-509;GPI_cleavage_site_score=0.55099994;~tmhmm; query 1-528; ~pfam_scan;Pfam:PF01399.23; E()=3.6E-12;score=46.6;query 350-448;description=PCI;~iprscan;InterPro:IPR016650 : Translation initiation factor 3, subunit 6, eukaryotic;PIRSF:PIRSF016255; score=3.2E-133;query 11-503;description=Eukaryotic translation initiation factor 3 subunit E;~iprscan;InterPro:IPR019010 : Eukaryotic translation initiation factor 3 (eIF3), subunit 6, N-terminal;SMART:SM01186; score=1.2E-5;query 16-151;description=Eukaryotic translation initiation factor 3 subunit E, N-terminal;~iprscan;SMART:SM00753; score=6.8E-10;query 381-465;description=null;~iprscan;InterPro:IPR000717 : Proteasome component region PCI;Prosite:PS50250; score=17.519;query 266-452;description=Proteasome component (PCI) domain;~iprscan;InterPro:IPR000717 : Proteasome component region PCI;SMART:SM00088; score=6.8E-10;query 381-465;description=Proteasome component (PCI) domain;~iprscan;InterPro:IPR000717 : Proteasome component region PCI;Pfam:PF01399; score=4.1E-12;query 351-448;description=Proteasome component (PCI) domain;~iprscan;InterPro:IPR036390 : Winged helix DNA-binding domain superfamily;Superfamily:SSF46785; score=1.5E-10;query 375-449;description=Winged helix DNA-binding domain superfamily): MDGMENSMPTQNDQANFIGKVCAYLDPHMTQIIFAWLSENKVLKQDELDKQLALINEGCEKEIVSIENEFTNGNRGVISNCLDSLEIEIEEFQEAMNEYKNDQLNKIGGSVEKKSIMALREWCNTYLIDKNKTYKFSDNIDDKILKLSRYYYQKKDYQKSKQHLLLYILNISEIIINISESPKMRTCYWGIISNIINSFFLNINNDEYLFTVNDDNKTIVKEEIINEINVCVETIVKLSQLLNKEKVTKHEIILQRSWLIHWALILIFHFFMHVMYVKNIYPKNNTFSILQDWFIDEKNLSILNLICPHIIRYYCVYAIFYRNRKDHFELILNTLNLLKSKYTDSFTSLLISIFTDYNFNLAQKCISEIGNICQNDVFLFKLKPYIEEQSRFIMFETYCRIHKSINIDMLANQVNLQRDEAEKWIVNLIRNAKLDAKIDSEKNCIEISTTLPNLYQQVIDKTQNLTMRSNFLVQMLNRSSSDEHFQKYIKFKNKNEKNKNKRNKQYNNNSMYGNAGKDNAKMVAANI, translated from the exons ATGGATGGAATGGAAAATTCTATGCCTACTCAAAATGACCAAGCAAATTTTATTGGAAAAGTTTGCGCCTACTTGGATCCCCACATGACGCAAATCATTTTCGCCTGGCTCAGTGAAAACAAA GTTTTGAAGCAAGATGAGCTAGATAAGCAACTAGCACTAATCAATGAAGGGTGCGAAAAAGAAATAGTTAGTATTGAAAATGAATTCACAAATGGAAACAGGGGAGTCATATCAAATTGCTTAGATAGTTTAGAAATCGAAATTGAAGAATTTCAAGAAGCAATGAATGAATACAAAAATGatcaattaaataaaattggagGCTCAGTTGAAAAGAAAAGTATAATGGCTTTACGAGAATGGtgtaatacatatttaatagataaaaataaaacatataaattttcagATAATAtagatgataaaatattaaaattaagtagatattattatcaaaaaaaagactatcaaaaaagtaaacaacatttattattatatatattaaatatatctgaaataataattaatatatctgAATCACCAAAAATGCGAACATGCTATTGGGGTATTATtagtaatattataaatagtttttttctaaatataaataatgatgaatatttatttactgttaatgatgataataaaacaattgtaaaagaagaaataataaatgaaataaatgtatGTGTAGAAACTATTGTAAAATTAAGccaattattaaataaagaaaaagtaACAAAGcatgaaattattttacaaagAAGTTGGTTAATACATTGGGCacttattttaatttttcatttttttatgcatgtaatgtatgtaaaaaatatatatccaaaaaataatacctTCTCAATTTTACAAGATTGGTTTATTGATGAAAAGAATTTATCAATCCTTAATTTAATATGCCCACATATAATCAGATATTATTGTGTATATGCAATATTTTACCGAAATAGGAAAGATCATTTTGAActtatattaaatacattaaatttattaaaatcgAAATATACGGATTCATTTACTTCTTTACTAATCTCAATCTTTACggattataattttaatttagcacaaaaatgtatatcAGAAATTGGAAATATATGTCAAAatgatgtttttttatttaaattaaaaccATATATAGAAGAACAAAGCagatttattatgtttGAAACTTATTGTCGTATACATAAATCTATTAATATCGATATGCTAGCTAATCAAGTTAATTTACAAAGAGATGAAGCTGAAAAATGGATTGTTAATCTTATTAGAAATGCAAAATTAGATGCTAAAATTGatagtgaaaaaaattgtatagaAATTTCGACTACCTTACCAAACCTATATCAACAAGTTATTGATAAAACACAAAATCTAACTATGAGATCCAATTTTTTAGTTCAAATGTTAAACAGATCATCATCCGATGAACATttccaaaaatatattaaatttaaaaacaaaaatgaaaaaaataaaaataaacgaaACAAAcaatacaataataattcgATGTATGGAAATGCTGGAAAAGATAATGCAAAAATGGTTGCTGCAAATATTTAA
- a CDS encoding conserved protein, unknown function (term=annotation;date=20180503;qualifier=removed_product=conserved Plasmodium protein, unknown function;qualifier=added_product=conserved protein, unknown function;curatorName=ucb@sanger.ac.uk), producing MNEENESYENVVPFPCQNEISAIYKKDSYMKHCLVKNHIEPIALDQEVHFLNKKEEVTFKLTEILKSLESPKEEKEIDDVVLPEYAEHKQTEQPENNEQKSYKTNCGVYLHEVNIIDKTSYNSIIDKDNKYGNINTNQISIKGDMYVKNIIHFQDCSQYNFLYKVYKIEWFIGLDINDNKIHEILPQSQGMCFQIPFESLGKYIFCKAYRRVYKNTVYQKEGKNTIFDPHTYSNKPIKFKTRPEYVEICSITSKGPVLLSIDSSFKILKHLCNKYFHIKVILEDPLNNLENLSSYSSSDDATSTTNSETSDINQVQSFVTTMHIDFEQIKFYNPNFSIIPIKKGEIKYDQNNRNSHKKIDNREGDLLPSKQFSNTSNEPNKSPKKNSQKINKAIQCDNKENSKKEKKLSQEKINNNDNENRMGAHTELIFNLYEVEFRLSNKDNSIILIIENNLKAELHSIKYKMMIIKPVDKTISTNDLWTILLSFKSVYPYKSIFKKYSKAIFKNTNISFVQNMLNNYLIKSQFPNVHETLPIQKIGTIFNQ from the coding sequence aTGAACGAAGAAAATGAGAGCTATGAAAATGTTGTTCCTTTTCCTTgtcaaaatgaaatatccgccatatataaaaaggaCAGTTATATGAAACACTGTCTTGTGAAAAACCATATCGAACCAATAGCCTTAGATCAAGaagttcattttttaaacaaaaaagaagaGGTAACATTTAAGCTAAcagaaatattaaaatcatTAGAAAGTccaaaagaagaaaaagaaatagatGATGTTGTTTTACCCGAATATGCTGAACATAAGCAAACGGAGCAACCTGAAAATAACGAACAAAAATCATACAAAACAAATTGTGGTGTATATCTACATGAAGTAAATATAATCGATAAAACATCTTATAATTCTATTATTgataaagataataaatatggaaatataaatacaaatcaAATAAGTATAAAAGGTGATATGtatgttaaaaatattatacattttcaAGACTGTTCtcaatacaattttttatataaagtatataaaatagaatGGTTTATTGGTCTAGATATAAAcgataataaaatacatgaAATTTTACCACAATCTCAAGGGATGTGTTTTCAAATACCATTTGAATCGTTagggaaatatatattttgtaaagcATATAGAAGAgtgtataaaaatacgGTATATCAAAAAGAAGGAAAAAACACAATTTTTGATCCTCATACATATAGTAACAAACCAATCAAATTTAAAACACGCCCAGAGTATGTTGAAATATGCTCAATAACATCTAAAGGCCCAGTTTTACTATCTATAGATAgttcatttaaaattttaaaacacttatgtaataaatattttcatataaaagtTATTTTAGAAGACCCACTAAATAATTTAGAGAATTTATCTTCTTATTCATCCTCAGATGATGCAACAAGTACAACCAATTCAGAAACATCCGACATAAATCAAGTTCAATCTTTTGTAACTACTATGCATATCGATTTTGAGCAAATAAAGTTTTATAATCctaatttttctattatacCCATAAAAAAGggtgaaataaaatatgaccAAAATAATAGGAATAGTCATAAGAAGATAGACAATAGAGAAGGGGATTTACTCCCCTCAAAACAGTTTAGCAATACTAGTAATGAGCCAAATAAATCTCCGAAAAAAAACagccaaaaaataaataaagccATACAATGTGACAATAAAGAGAATTCCaaaaaggaaaagaaattatcccaagaaaaaattaataataatgataatgaaaatagaaTGGGAGCCCATACTGAATTGATCTTTAATTTGTATGAGGTCGAGTTTAGACTATCTAATAAAGACAATTCTATAATTCTgataattgaaaataatttaaaagcTGAATTACATTCtattaaatacaaaatgatGATTATCAAACCAGTAGATAAAACTATTTCGACTAATGATTTATggacaattttattatcttttaaatCTGTTTATCCATATAAatcaatatttaaaaagtattCAAAAgccatttttaaaaatacaaatatttcctttgtacaaaatatgttaaataattatttaataaaatcacAATTCCCAAATGTACATGAAACATTACCCATTCAAAAAATCGGCACAATCTTTAATCAATAA
- a CDS encoding palmitoyltransferase DHHC7, putative (term=structural;date=20121007;qualifier=method_exon=changed coordinates of exon 2 based on RNASeq;curatorName=ucb@sanger.ac.uk;~term=annotation;date=20130508;qualifier=removed_product=cell cycle regulator with zn-finger domain, putative;qualifier=added_product=palmitoyltransferase, putative;qualifier=added_ec_number=2.3.1.-;qualifier=added_gene_name=dhhc7;qualifier=added_literature=pmid:23638681;curatorName=ucb@sanger.ac.uk;~term=annotation;date=20150721;qualifier=added_GO:0020008;qualifier=added_GO:0016409;qualifier=added_GO:0030260;qualifier=added_GO:0018345;curatorName=ucb@sanger.ac.uk;~;query 1-98; ~;query 168-250; ~;query 311-393; ~;query 99-121; ~;query 148-167; ~;query 251-273; ~;query 288-310; ~;query 122-147; ~;query 274-287; ~tmhmm; query 1-394; ~pfam_scan;Pfam:PF01529.16; E()=2.4E-35;score=121.4;query 202-327;description=zf-DHHC;~iprscan;InterPro:IPR001594 : Zinc finger, DHHC-type;Pfam:PF01529; score=1.3E-36;query 202-327;description=Palmitoyltransferase, DHHC domain;~iprscan;Prosite:PS50216; score=27.041;query 206-256;description=null), which translates to MFKLKGKKKDNTLDNEIIENGESSSSGKKKKNKNKNKNKRNDEDRKYSTDKNVLNIEKNKKDNGILDSVEINDTENMTNDDINENYGKTCKKQNEKNKFVHLLPVFFIFILLFGIYFIYVMYDCIPLVVRSYKKVYINYDLNRGIVKIAIFHFFLLMFLINYILSIVTPPGFIPNTEEWVFKDFGENNSNNIDDYLLEKKKTGERRFCKWCCKYKPDRAHHCRICKTCILKMDHHCPWIYNCIGYNNHKYFMLSLIYCSITTIFISLTMLNSVMEAINHNETPFNDLFLLLFGETLNSFLALIVTCFLFFHLWLTFKNMTTIEFCEKRTNYHNQSYSKFYNKGLYKNLKEVFGESPFLWLLPINNKKDDIIYFSKRNNKEYAANNIEETIPII; encoded by the exons atgttcaAGCTAAaaggaaagaaaaaagacaaTACGTTAGATAATGAAATTATTGAGAATGGGGAATCCAGTTCCAGTGGAAAGAAGAAG AAAAACAAGAATAAGAACAAGAACAAGCGAAATGATGAAGACAGAAAATATTCTAcagataaaaatgttttaaacattgaaaaaaataaaaaagataatgGTATACTAGATTCAGTTGAAATTAATGATACAGAAAATATGACtaatgatgatataaatgAGAATTATGGAAAAACATGCaagaaacaaaatgaaaaaaataaattcgtTCATCTTTTGCcagtattttttatatttattttattattcggaatatactttatatatgtaatg taCGATTGTATACCATTAGTTGTGAGAAGCTACAAAAAGGTGTACATAAATTATGATTTGAACAG GGGAATAGTGAAGATAGCtatttttcacttttttttgttaatgtttttaataaattatatattatcaatagTGACTCCGCCTGGTTTTATTCCAAATACAGAAGAATGGGTGTTTAAAGATTTTggtgaaaataattcaaataatatagatgattatttattagaaaaaaaaaaaacaggtGAAAGGAGATTTTGTAAATGGtgttgtaaatataaaccAGATAGAGCACATCATTGTCGTATTTGCAAAACgtgtattttaaaaatggatCATCATTGTCCTTGGATATATAATTGCATTGGATATAAcaatcataaatattttatgctaTCCTTAATATACTGCTCGATTACTacgatttttatttcgttaACTATGCTTAATAGTGTTATGGAAGCCATAAATCATAATGAG ACTCCTTTcaatgatttatttttgctaCTATTTGGAGAGACCCTAAATTCGTTCCTTGCTTTGATTGTCACCtgtttcttattttttcacttATG GCTCACGTTTAAGAATATGACGACTATTGAGTTTTGCGAGAAAAGGACAAACTACCACAACCAGTCTTACTCG AAATTTTACAACAAGgggttatataaaaatttgaaggAAGTGTTTGGAGAATCGCCCTTTTTATGGCTTCTTCCAATAA acAATAAGAAAgatgatataatatatttcagtAAAAGGAACAACAAGGAATATGCTgctaataatatagaagaGACAATaccaataatataa
- a CDS encoding F-actin-capping protein subunit alpha, putative (term=annotation;date=20150108;qualifier=removed_product=F-actin capping protein, alpha subunit, putative;qualifier=added_product=f-actin-capping protein subunit alpha, putative;qualifier=added_literature=pmid:25565321;qualifier=added_gene_name=cpalpha;curatorName=ucb@sanger.ac.uk;~;query 273-273;GPI_cleavage_site_score=0.2924;~pfam_scan;Pfam:PF01267.13; E()=6.8E-57;score=192.8;query 10-295;description=F-actin_cap_A;~iprscan;InterPro:IPR002189 : F-actin capping protein, alpha subunit;Pfam:PF01267; score=3.3E-48;query 13-295;description=F-actin-capping protein subunit alpha;~iprscan;InterPro:IPR037282 : F-actin-capping protein subunit alpha/beta;Superfamily:SSF90096; score=4.71E-79;query 5-301;description=F-actin-capping protein subunit alpha/beta): protein MDSLLNEKKKFIRHVLSNAPPGKISDLISNLKVLFGSNAIIQNFIEDIISNYNEDNHILIPFENDEYIIICKQSKNGNLYLHPNLKILANVNHLKRKVVDTTPLAKFDYSDILEKYRQACNIKLKEYVDIYYKKWSEHQTENYPTVNIGSKHGLNVKCTSSVYASESENKYNLFLIICCDRYYLKNFHASSWRSSWDVKFLETDQEIPLTGTIDVVLTYFEDANINFKTQKVFEKRVSVTNDVESFASSILSVIRECENDVLYDLNHFIANTSNGLIKNTRKIIPLNGDKFYWMETYQDIPTQIKLI, encoded by the exons ATGGATAGcttattaaatgaaaagaaaaaatttattagaCATGTATTATCAAATGCCCCACCAGGAAAGATATCCGATTTGATATCAA ATCTAAAAGTATTATTTGGATCAAATGCaattattcaaaattttatagaagatattatatcaaattataatgaagataatcatattttaattccATTTGAGAATGATGAATAT attataatttgtaaacaatctaaaaatggaaatttgTATCTTCACcccaatttaaaaatactaGCCAATGTTAATCATTTGAAAAGG AAAGTAGTTGATACAACCCCATTGGCAAAGTTTGATTACTCCGATATTTTAGAAAAGTATAG acAAGCATGTAATATCAAATTAAAAGAGTATGTCgatatttattacaaaaaatggagTGAGCATCAAACTGAAAATTACCCAACAGTTAACATAGGGTCTAAGCATGGGCTAAATGTAAAATGCACTTCATCAGTTTATGCTTCTGAATCGGAGAATAAGTAtaatctttttttaatcataTGTTGTGATAGATATTATTTGAAGAATTTTCA TGCAAGTTCATGGAGAAGCTCATGGGATGttaaatttttagaaaCCGATCAAGAGATACCTTTGACA GGTACCATTGATGTTGTTTTGACATATTTTGAAGATGCAAACATAAACTTTAAGACACAGAAAGTGTTTGAAAAAAGAGTTTCCGTTACTAAt GATGTTGAGAGTTTCGCTTCAAGCATTTTATCAGTCATACGCGAATGTGAAAATGATGTACTTTATGATTTAAACCATTTTATTGCCAATACAA GTAATggtttaattaaaaatacaagaaaaataataccaTTAAATGGTGATAAGTTTTATTGGATGGAGACATATCAGGATATCCCGACTCAAATTAAGTTAATATGA
- a CDS encoding peptidyl-prolyl cis-trans isomerase, putative (term=annotation;date=20110520;qualifier=added_gene_name=CYP23;qualifier=removed_product=cyclophilin, putative;qualifier=added_product=peptidyl-prolyl cis-trans isomerase, putative;qualifier=added_literature=pmid:21549842;curatorName=ucb@sanger.ac.uk;~pfam_scan;Pfam:PF00160.17; E()=1.2E-48;score=165.2;query 46-195;description=Pro_isomerase;~iprscan;InterPro:IPR024936 : Cyclophilin-type peptidyl-prolyl cis-trans isomerase;PIRSF:PIRSF001467; score=6.6E-62;query 28-202;description=Cyclophilin-type peptidyl-prolyl cis-trans isomerase;~iprscan;InterPro:IPR029000 : Cyclophilin-like domain;Superfamily:SSF50891; score=2.34E-60;query 36-196;description=Cyclophilin-like domain superfamily;~iprscan;InterPro:IPR002130 : Peptidyl-prolyl cis-trans isomerase, cyclophilin-type;Pfam:PF00160; score=1.2E-48;query 46-195;description=Cyclophilin-type peptidyl-prolyl cis-trans isomerase domain;~iprscan;InterPro:IPR002130 : Peptidyl-prolyl cis-trans isomerase, cyclophilin-type;Prosite:PS50072; score=31.97;query 51-197;description=Cyclophilin-type peptidyl-prolyl cis-trans isomerase domain;~iprscan;InterPro:IPR002130 : Peptidyl-prolyl cis-trans isomerase, cyclophilin-type;PRINTS:PR00153; score=1.1E-25;query 60-75;description=Cyclophilin-type peptidyl-prolyl cis-trans isomerase domain;~iprscan;InterPro:IPR002130 : Peptidyl-prolyl cis-trans isomerase, cyclophilin-type;PRINTS:PR00153; score=1.1E-25;query 144-156;description=Cyclophilin-type peptidyl-prolyl cis-trans isomerase domain;~iprscan;InterPro:IPR002130 : Peptidyl-prolyl cis-trans isomerase, cyclophilin-type;PRINTS:PR00153; score=1.1E-25;query 157-172;description=Cyclophilin-type peptidyl-prolyl cis-trans isomerase domain;~iprscan;InterPro:IPR002130 : Peptidyl-prolyl cis-trans isomerase, cyclophilin-type;PRINTS:PR00153; score=1.1E-25;query 129-144;description=Cyclophilin-type peptidyl-prolyl cis-trans isomerase domain;~iprscan;InterPro:IPR002130 : Peptidyl-prolyl cis-trans isomerase, cyclophilin-type;PRINTS:PR00153; score=1.1E-25;query 86-98;description=Cyclophilin-type peptidyl-prolyl cis-trans isomerase domain;~iprscan;InterPro:IPR020892 : Cyclophilin-type peptidyl-prolyl cis-trans isomerase, conserved site;Prosite:PS00170; score=1.0;query 81-98;description=Cyclophilin-type peptidyl-prolyl cis-trans isomerase, conserved site): protein MFTLCKGYSDDEEEESNTINVVSEKTKSLEEKIAYYKMKGHVERGYITIYTNLGDFEVELYWYHSPKTCLNFYTLCEMGFYDNTIFHRVIPNFVIQGGDPTGTGKGGKSIYGEYFEDEINKELKHTGAGILSMSNNGPNTNSSQFFITLAPLPHLDGKHTIFARVSKNMACIENIASVQTTATNKPIFDLKILRTSTAVNAD, encoded by the coding sequence ATGTTTACTCTGTGTAAGGGTTATAGTGATGATGAAGAGGAGGAAAGTAATACTATTAATGTAGTTTccgaaaaaacaaaatcattggaagaaaaaattgcttattataaaatgaaagGCCATGTCGAAAGAGGTTACATAACTATATATACCAATTTAGGTGATTTTGAAGTAGAATTATATTGGTACCATAGCCCCAAAACatgtttaaatttttatacattatGTGAAATGGGTTTCTATGATAATACAATATTTCATAGAGTTATACCTAATTTTGTTATACAAGGTGGTGATCCAACAGGAACAGGAAAAGGTggaaaaagtatatatggTGAATATTTTGAGGATGAAATCaataaagaattaaaacATACAGGAGCAGGAATATTAAGTATGTCCAATAATGGTCCCAATACAAATTCATcgcaattttttataacattgGCACCTTTGCCTCATTTAGATGGTAAACACACAATATTTGCAAGAGTTAGCAAAAATATGGCTtgtatagaaaatattgCCTCAGTACAAACAACTGCAACGAACAAACCAATTTTTGACTTGAAGATTTTGCGAACATCAACTGCTGTAAATGCTGACTAa